The Gemmata palustris genome includes a region encoding these proteins:
- a CDS encoding transposase translates to MKLPIRWTVERTFAWLGTCRRLTKDREESVMSAEAFIKLAMIHLMLNRLEPKYADPEFQYHKAA, encoded by the coding sequence GTGAAGCTGCCGATCCGGTGGACCGTGGAGCGCACGTTCGCGTGGCTGGGCACGTGCCGGCGGCTCACCAAGGACCGGGAGGAAAGCGTGATGTCAGCGGAGGCGTTCATCAAACTGGCCATGATCCACCTCATGCTCAACCGACTCGAACCCAAATATGCCGACCCCGAATTCCAATATCACAAAGCCGCGTGA
- a CDS encoding transposase-like zinc-binding domain-containing protein: protein MALKCWDAGRNTPRPPIPPCPRCGATHVVRNGLTHSGTPGFRCRGATGGSLRTRRPDRSRRPRRIWCGACWPSMGIRAIARAVGVSRSWLQGFVNELYRQETPRAGTAPKSAARS from the coding sequence ATTGCTCTAAAGTGTTGGGATGCTGGACGCAACACCCCTCGTCCCCCGATTCCGCCGTGCCCCCGGTGCGGTGCGACCCATGTGGTGCGCAACGGTCTCACCCACTCGGGCACTCCGGGGTTCCGGTGCCGGGGTGCGACCGGCGGTTCGTTGCGGACCCGAAGACCGGACCGGTCCCGGAGGCCACGAAGGATCTGGTGCGGCGCCTGTTGGCCGAGCATGGGAATCCGGGCCATCGCGCGGGCCGTCGGGGTGTCCCGGTCGTGGCTCCAAGGGTTCGTCAACGAGCTGTATCGACAGGAGACCCCACGAGCCGGGACCGCCCCAAAAAGTGCGGCCCGGTCGTGA
- a CDS encoding GGDEF domain-containing response regulator, with protein sequence MNVTRYKCSALAVDDDPAILAILTGQLGGDFDVITACSAEQARAILSKRSVDIVLSDLQLPDETGLSLLDWVRRTAPRTARVLITGTARMQDAVDAINHSQVHRLVLKPWRSEDLIQTLRAISRGLLLERSHEHLLDELRKLNLELEQRVQTRTQELEHALGQLQQANAILERMAATDPLTGLANRRAIDAIARKELQRRTRLPGPIAVLWIDADHFGRVNKDYSQIAGDQVLVWLAGILQSSIRTTDSLGRVGGEEFMVLAPGTDVDGAEVLAERLRTSVEAAQTVYLGNTIRMTVSIGVAVAEASTSAGYEQLREVAAQSLKEAKESGRNRAVIRLILPPMAP encoded by the coding sequence ATGAACGTGACCCGGTACAAGTGCTCGGCTCTCGCCGTCGACGACGATCCCGCGATCCTGGCCATTCTGACGGGCCAACTCGGGGGCGACTTCGACGTTATCACTGCTTGTAGCGCCGAGCAGGCGCGCGCGATCCTCTCGAAGCGGTCCGTGGACATCGTCCTGTCGGACCTCCAGTTGCCCGACGAAACGGGCCTCTCCCTTCTCGATTGGGTGCGCCGGACCGCGCCGCGAACCGCCCGCGTGCTGATTACCGGCACCGCCCGAATGCAGGACGCGGTGGACGCGATCAACCACAGCCAGGTCCACCGGCTCGTACTCAAGCCCTGGCGCTCGGAAGACTTAATTCAAACGCTCCGGGCCATCTCCCGGGGCCTGCTCCTTGAGCGCAGCCACGAGCACTTGCTGGACGAGTTGCGCAAACTGAACCTCGAACTGGAGCAGCGCGTCCAGACGCGGACCCAGGAACTCGAACACGCCCTGGGACAGCTCCAACAGGCGAACGCGATTCTGGAGCGAATGGCCGCGACCGACCCCCTGACCGGGTTGGCCAACCGGCGCGCGATTGACGCGATCGCGCGTAAAGAGCTGCAGCGCCGCACGCGACTCCCCGGCCCGATTGCGGTCCTCTGGATCGACGCGGACCACTTCGGGCGCGTGAACAAGGACTATTCGCAGATCGCCGGCGACCAGGTGCTCGTGTGGCTCGCGGGTATTCTGCAGTCGTCGATCCGCACCACCGACTCGCTCGGGCGCGTGGGCGGCGAAGAGTTCATGGTGCTCGCCCCGGGAACGGACGTCGATGGGGCCGAGGTTCTCGCGGAGCGCCTGCGGACGAGCGTCGAGGCCGCACAGACCGTGTACCTGGGCAACACGATCCGCATGACGGTGAGCATTGGCGTGGCGGTCGCAGAGGCCAGTACGTCCGCGGGCTACGAGCAACTCCGCGAGGTCGCCGCGCAGTCGCTGAAAGAAGCAAAGGAGTCCGGCCGGAACCGCGCCGTGATCCGCCTCATTCTGCCCCCGATGGCGCCGTAA
- a CDS encoding aminomethyltransferase family protein has protein sequence MTLATSVPAAEYQAAIAGAALFDTSASAKLVLTGPDAPMFLGNLSTNDIKALPLGGGCEAYFCDARAKVKFQAWIYHIRLSDDRHAMWIETTPGRNTELVQYLDRYLISEQVEIADRTADFAQFHLAGPKAASVLGAALGESVPELPAFAHMERTFGQGATCSLRRRDQLGVPGFDIVCRTDVADGVKRMLIAAGATPASADTFETLRIEAGTPVFGKDIDENRFVMEVGHAPRAVSYAKGCYLGQEPIVMARDRAGHVNRAFLGLKVLEGGPLPAGSKVFRDGQEVGLVTSSCPSPRLGAPVALAYLKWKHQEPGTRMEAETPTGRQPVEVLGLPPVK, from the coding sequence ATGACACTCGCAACTTCGGTTCCTGCAGCAGAGTATCAGGCCGCGATCGCTGGCGCCGCGCTCTTCGACACCTCCGCGTCCGCGAAGCTCGTGCTGACCGGTCCCGACGCGCCGATGTTCCTCGGCAACCTCAGCACCAACGACATCAAGGCTCTCCCGCTAGGCGGCGGGTGCGAAGCGTACTTCTGCGACGCCCGCGCGAAGGTGAAGTTTCAGGCCTGGATCTACCACATCCGGCTGAGTGATGATCGCCACGCGATGTGGATCGAAACCACTCCCGGCCGCAACACCGAACTAGTGCAGTACCTCGACCGTTACCTCATCTCGGAGCAGGTGGAAATCGCCGACCGCACCGCGGACTTCGCCCAATTTCACCTCGCCGGGCCGAAGGCCGCATCTGTTCTTGGGGCCGCTCTCGGCGAGTCGGTGCCGGAGTTGCCCGCGTTCGCGCACATGGAACGCACGTTCGGGCAGGGGGCCACGTGCTCGCTGCGGCGGCGCGATCAACTCGGCGTGCCGGGCTTCGACATCGTGTGCCGAACGGATGTCGCGGACGGCGTGAAGCGCATGCTTATCGCGGCCGGTGCGACGCCCGCGAGCGCGGACACGTTCGAGACGCTCCGCATCGAGGCCGGCACACCCGTATTCGGGAAAGACATTGACGAGAACCGGTTCGTGATGGAAGTGGGGCACGCGCCGCGCGCGGTCAGTTACGCGAAGGGCTGCTACTTGGGACAGGAACCGATCGTGATGGCACGCGACCGCGCCGGGCACGTGAACCGCGCGTTTCTGGGCCTGAAGGTGTTGGAAGGTGGACCACTGCCCGCCGGGTCAAAGGTGTTCCGTGACGGCCAAGAGGTCGGACTGGTCACATCGAGTTGCCCGTCCCCGCGGCTCGGCGCGCCGGTCGCGCTCGCGTACCTCAAGTGGAAGCACCAGGAGCCGGGTACGCGCATGGAAGCCGAAACCCCGACGGGCCGGCAACCGGTGGAAGTGTTGGGGCTTCCGCCGGTGAAGTGA
- a CDS encoding aminotransferase class IV yields MSLLWINGTLTDKLDARVSPFDHGLLYGDGVWEHLRIFNGQLFRAPHHIRILFAAAQTVGIDVPLSEAELLAAIEATAKANARTEGYVRVIVTRGPGTIGPDPRKIEPQVIVIAEEYQPFPHELAGHGLHAVVSPLVLDTENPAHRFRTLNQLHVVRAKQHALQNGCLEALFLDRAGHLVGATEGFLFAVKDGALVVAGGQPEDATGFAVAAMAGDAGLVVAEYTITLEDLLAAEEAFIAGTACGVIGIIRVNGTPVRTGGEGPVTRAIREGYQQLTRGKSR; encoded by the coding sequence ATGTCGCTCCTCTGGATCAACGGCACGCTCACCGACAAGCTCGACGCCCGCGTCAGCCCGTTCGACCACGGGTTGCTGTACGGCGATGGCGTTTGGGAGCATCTGCGGATCTTCAACGGCCAACTTTTTCGCGCGCCGCACCACATCCGCATTCTTTTCGCCGCAGCACAGACCGTGGGCATCGACGTTCCGCTTTCAGAAGCCGAATTACTCGCGGCGATCGAAGCCACAGCGAAGGCGAATGCCCGAACCGAGGGCTACGTTCGCGTCATCGTCACGCGCGGACCGGGGACGATCGGCCCGGACCCTCGAAAGATCGAACCGCAAGTCATCGTGATCGCCGAAGAGTACCAGCCGTTCCCGCACGAACTCGCTGGTCACGGGCTCCACGCGGTCGTTTCGCCGCTGGTACTCGACACCGAGAACCCGGCGCACCGGTTCCGCACACTCAATCAACTTCACGTCGTCCGTGCGAAGCAACACGCGCTACAAAACGGCTGCCTGGAAGCACTGTTTCTGGACCGCGCCGGGCACCTTGTTGGTGCGACGGAAGGGTTCCTGTTCGCGGTGAAAGACGGCGCGCTCGTCGTCGCGGGCGGGCAACCCGAGGACGCGACGGGCTTCGCGGTCGCGGCAATGGCCGGCGACGCGGGGTTGGTCGTTGCGGAGTACACGATCACGCTCGAAGACCTGCTCGCGGCGGAAGAGGCATTCATTGCGGGCACTGCGTGTGGTGTCATCGGCATCATTCGCGTGAACGGTACACCCGTCCGCACGGGAGGCGAAGGGCCGGTCACGCGCGCGATTCGCGAAGGGTATCAACAACTTACGCGCGGCAAATCGCGATAG
- a CDS encoding ABC transporter permease, which translates to MYKLLLCVRYLQTRYLAFICIVSVMLGVATLIVVNAVMSGFSTKLKDRLHGVLSDLVVDTDRPDGFDIVRETTRDLTPDEAKKFGTDPRFVHGGSIEVNRERTPHALVVETTNGKTLTTRRYLTPAGIAHEIQTGPAGDKIAAVTPTIETFAVLQFRDDYGRVVAKPVRLIGIDAESRTAVGGFSEYLDRQKNAPHPNFDLTPDALQRIEWNRKRHDRESGQVVQPKTEKTFVPPLPGAIPEPKMDVAVGIPQPKMHGVIVGHSLAHFRYHNKEGQMVEEVALAPGDNVILTTAGGEDLKPVWGSFYVADYLKTEMSEYDQSYVYVPLDQLQSIRGMADRATAFQIKLKNYDRDKAAVCEELRKYFPHREAKVATWEELQGPLLSAIEVERSILNILLFMIIGVAGFSILAIFTMIVSEKYRDIGIMKSLGASSWGVMSIFLGYGLLLGTVGCGLGTALGLTITRYINEIEAFLTRQTGAALFPKDVYYFKEIPTNVELLNLVFVNVGAVLIASTFSLLPAWRAATLHPVRALRFE; encoded by the coding sequence GTGTACAAGCTGCTCCTCTGCGTCCGTTACCTGCAAACCCGCTACTTGGCGTTCATCTGCATCGTGAGCGTGATGCTCGGCGTGGCGACGCTGATCGTGGTGAACGCGGTGATGAGCGGGTTCAGCACCAAGCTCAAAGACCGGCTCCACGGCGTGCTGTCCGATTTGGTCGTCGATACGGACCGCCCCGACGGGTTCGACATCGTCCGCGAAACGACGCGCGACCTCACACCAGATGAGGCCAAGAAGTTCGGAACGGACCCGCGCTTCGTTCATGGCGGGTCGATCGAAGTGAACCGGGAGCGGACCCCGCACGCACTAGTTGTCGAAACGACGAACGGCAAAACTCTGACCACCCGACGGTATCTGACCCCGGCCGGGATCGCGCACGAGATCCAGACCGGTCCCGCGGGCGATAAGATCGCGGCCGTCACGCCCACCATCGAAACGTTCGCTGTTCTCCAGTTCCGCGACGACTACGGCCGGGTGGTCGCCAAGCCAGTGCGCCTGATCGGTATCGATGCCGAAAGCCGCACCGCGGTCGGCGGGTTCTCCGAGTACCTCGATCGCCAGAAGAACGCGCCGCATCCGAACTTCGATCTCACGCCGGATGCGCTCCAGCGCATCGAATGGAACCGGAAGCGGCACGACCGGGAGAGCGGTCAGGTCGTTCAGCCGAAGACCGAAAAGACGTTCGTACCGCCGCTGCCGGGTGCGATCCCCGAACCGAAAATGGACGTTGCCGTCGGCATCCCGCAGCCGAAGATGCACGGCGTCATCGTGGGCCACAGCCTCGCGCACTTCCGCTACCACAACAAAGAAGGCCAGATGGTCGAGGAGGTCGCGCTGGCGCCCGGCGACAACGTGATCCTCACCACCGCGGGCGGTGAAGACCTCAAGCCGGTGTGGGGCAGCTTCTACGTCGCCGACTACCTGAAGACGGAGATGAGCGAGTACGACCAGAGCTACGTCTACGTCCCGCTCGACCAGTTGCAGAGCATCCGCGGCATGGCGGACCGGGCCACCGCGTTCCAGATCAAGCTGAAGAACTACGACCGGGACAAGGCCGCCGTGTGCGAGGAGTTGCGGAAATACTTCCCGCACCGCGAAGCCAAGGTCGCCACCTGGGAGGAACTCCAGGGGCCGCTGCTCTCCGCGATCGAAGTGGAGCGCAGCATCCTGAACATACTCCTGTTCATGATTATCGGCGTCGCCGGGTTCAGCATCCTCGCGATCTTCACCATGATCGTGAGCGAGAAGTACCGCGACATCGGCATCATGAAATCGCTGGGCGCGAGCAGTTGGGGCGTGATGAGCATCTTCCTCGGTTACGGGCTCCTGCTCGGTACCGTCGGGTGCGGCCTGGGCACCGCGCTCGGGCTGACCATCACCCGGTACATCAACGAAATCGAAGCGTTCCTGACACGGCAAACGGGCGCGGCGCTGTTCCCGAAGGACGTGTACTACTTCAAGGAAATCCCGACCAACGTCGAGTTGCTGAACCTGGTGTTCGTGAACGTCGGGGCCGTGCTCATCGCGTCCACGTTCAGCCTGCTCCCGGCCTGGCGCGCGGCAACGCTGCACCCGGTCCGGGCCTTGAGATTTGAATAG
- a CDS encoding ABC transporter ATP-binding protein: MLTAEKLEKTYRRHAVQVRVLNGLNLEVQTGEFLSIVGASGSGKSTLLHLLGTLDAPDAGRVMLKGKRIDNLPARERDRLRNRTFGYIFQFYHLLPELNAVDNVLMPAYIGNSVLNWWQTRRQWRRRAEDLLNKMGLGHRLKHRPRELSGGEMQRTAIARALLMNPRVLLADEPTGNLDAQAGGEIVRLLRDINRDEGVTIVMVTHNTDIVSATDRVVRMVGGVVTDDTPAPHQPFQPRLAAV, from the coding sequence ATGTTGACCGCCGAAAAGCTCGAAAAGACGTACCGCCGGCACGCCGTCCAGGTGCGGGTGCTGAACGGGCTGAACCTCGAAGTGCAGACGGGCGAGTTCCTGAGCATCGTGGGCGCGTCCGGCTCCGGCAAGAGCACGCTGTTGCACCTGCTCGGTACGCTCGACGCGCCGGACGCGGGGCGCGTCATGCTCAAAGGGAAGCGCATCGACAACCTCCCGGCCCGCGAGCGCGACCGCCTGCGGAACCGCACGTTCGGCTACATCTTCCAGTTCTACCACCTGCTCCCCGAACTCAACGCGGTCGACAACGTGCTGATGCCGGCGTACATCGGGAACTCGGTCCTCAATTGGTGGCAGACGCGCCGCCAGTGGCGCCGGCGGGCCGAAGACTTGCTCAACAAGATGGGTTTGGGGCACCGGCTCAAGCACCGGCCGCGCGAGCTGTCCGGCGGCGAGATGCAGCGCACCGCGATCGCCCGCGCGCTCCTGATGAACCCGCGCGTGCTGCTCGCCGACGAACCGACCGGGAACCTCGACGCCCAAGCCGGCGGCGAGATCGTGCGCCTCCTGCGCGACATCAACCGCGACGAGGGCGTGACCATTGTGATGGTCACGCACAACACGGACATCGTTTCTGCAACGGATCGCGTGGTGCGGATGGTGGGCGGGGTCGTGACAGACGACACGCCGGCCCCGCACCAGCCGTTTCAACCGCGGTTAGCGGCGGTGTGA
- a CDS encoding universal stress protein, whose amino-acid sequence MITIRRILVPTDFSDCAALAVRYAAELADKFGAELVLLHVVPDTVLALPDAVMPTPAPMTDFQALADAGKIGLANLITAMKLEKYKPRAEVRLGSPEHEIVAAVKDLHVDLVCIATHGRGGIARVLLGSVAEMVVRHASCPVLTVRPGAC is encoded by the coding sequence ATGATTACCATTCGACGCATCCTGGTTCCGACCGATTTCAGCGACTGCGCGGCCCTGGCCGTGCGGTACGCGGCCGAGCTCGCCGACAAGTTCGGGGCCGAACTCGTTCTGCTCCACGTCGTCCCCGATACCGTCCTCGCTCTCCCGGACGCGGTGATGCCCACGCCTGCACCGATGACCGACTTTCAGGCGCTCGCCGATGCCGGCAAAATCGGCCTCGCGAACCTCATTACCGCAATGAAGCTGGAAAAGTACAAGCCGCGCGCGGAAGTGCGGCTCGGTTCGCCGGAGCACGAGATCGTCGCTGCGGTGAAAGACTTGCACGTCGATCTCGTGTGCATCGCGACACACGGGCGCGGGGGAATCGCCCGCGTGCTGCTCGGCAGCGTGGCAGAAATGGTCGTGCGCCACGCCTCGTGCCCCGTACTCACCGTGCGGCCCGGGGCGTGCTGA
- a CDS encoding MFS transporter — MLGSVPGRLAAMMFLQYFGLAALIVPLTRYLQTAAGAGGLGFKPTHVGYIYMTFCIGAIVAPMVVGLLADRWFAVDRVIAAAHTLMAILMGGAAVWCDTYDGATANPDDAVWPLFVLVLGYAIGTQITLTLAVVISFRNLPDGDGSFWYVRLVGTVGWVFAGIATGWVMNPISPQPLYLSAVTSGVLAAFALALPHTPPKGHGRPIREVIGLPALKMLRDRSFVVFAGILLLCNMMNQFYGLFVSPYLKDLGVEVDLGAYGRLAPEVIMTLAQVCEVGCMAATPWLLRRFALKHLMLLGLAGLVLRNALLYIANVPAVVAVALPMHGWGYAFYGLLGSYFVDREAPPHLRAGAQSLVTFLGSGPAVLVGNILAGNVVQANRVENATNWSVVWVVPLVGYVVALVVFAVLFREPPAGAEDEE; from the coding sequence ATGCTCGGTTCGGTGCCAGGACGGCTCGCCGCGATGATGTTCCTGCAATACTTCGGGCTGGCGGCGCTGATCGTTCCGCTCACCCGGTACCTCCAAACTGCGGCGGGCGCGGGCGGACTGGGGTTCAAGCCCACGCACGTCGGCTACATCTACATGACGTTCTGCATCGGCGCGATCGTGGCGCCGATGGTCGTGGGGCTGCTCGCGGACCGCTGGTTCGCCGTGGACCGGGTGATCGCGGCCGCGCACACGCTGATGGCAATCCTGATGGGCGGCGCCGCGGTGTGGTGCGACACCTACGACGGCGCCACGGCGAATCCCGACGACGCGGTCTGGCCGCTGTTCGTACTCGTGCTCGGCTACGCGATCGGCACGCAAATCACACTCACCCTCGCCGTCGTTATCAGCTTTCGCAACCTGCCCGACGGGGACGGATCGTTCTGGTACGTGCGGCTCGTCGGCACGGTCGGTTGGGTCTTCGCGGGAATCGCGACGGGCTGGGTCATGAACCCGATCTCGCCGCAGCCGCTGTACCTGTCGGCGGTCACCTCGGGCGTGCTGGCGGCGTTCGCGCTGGCGCTGCCGCACACGCCGCCCAAGGGCCACGGGCGCCCGATCCGCGAGGTGATCGGGCTGCCCGCGCTCAAGATGCTCCGCGACCGATCGTTCGTGGTGTTCGCGGGCATCCTGCTGCTGTGCAACATGATGAACCAGTTCTACGGTCTGTTCGTTTCGCCGTACTTGAAGGATCTCGGTGTAGAAGTCGACCTCGGCGCATACGGGCGGCTCGCGCCGGAAGTGATTATGACGCTGGCGCAGGTGTGCGAGGTCGGGTGCATGGCGGCGACTCCGTGGCTCCTGCGCCGGTTCGCACTGAAGCACCTCATGTTACTCGGGCTGGCCGGTTTAGTTTTGCGCAACGCCCTTTTGTACATCGCGAACGTACCAGCGGTGGTGGCGGTAGCGCTCCCGATGCACGGGTGGGGGTACGCCTTCTATGGGCTGCTCGGCTCGTACTTCGTGGACCGCGAGGCGCCGCCGCACCTCCGCGCCGGTGCGCAGTCGTTGGTCACGTTCCTGGGCAGCGGCCCGGCCGTGCTGGTGGGTAACATCCTCGCGGGAAACGTGGTGCAGGCGAACCGAGTTGAGAACGCGACCAACTGGTCGGTGGTGTGGGTCGTGCCGCTCGTGGGATACGTCGTTGCGCTGGTGGTGTTCGCCGTTCTGTTCCGCGAACCGCCGGCAGGGGCGGAAGACGAGGAATGA
- a CDS encoding HTTM domain-containing protein yields MTKPTETEPRFVGTQPRLLGMLNRWHWLLRPVPAERMAALRIAVAVVALLDIGIACLPQFAAHFSENGLGGPGAYSWRFRDGHYYWSLLRVLPAAWGPAALLSVWALAALALLVGYRPLASGLVCWACAISFWNINPGLCNGGDQIRNSLFLAVAIGRSGAVWGVESVRRNGRVGRVLVPGWPAKVLLVQFACMYVFSGVYKLLSPGWQTGYVMYFVNHDLEWCLTPNLSPYLPVFAHRLSSWVAVAWELAFPLLIAFRRTHALTLWMGVVFHVLTFFTLEVGHFALYSLSFYALFVPWERWHRPAVTSEPLA; encoded by the coding sequence GTGACCAAGCCCACCGAAACCGAACCGCGCTTCGTCGGCACCCAACCTCGGTTGCTGGGAATGTTAAACCGCTGGCACTGGCTCCTACGCCCGGTACCGGCGGAGCGCATGGCCGCGCTGCGGATCGCGGTCGCCGTGGTCGCGCTGCTCGATATCGGAATCGCGTGTTTGCCGCAATTCGCAGCGCATTTCTCGGAGAATGGCCTCGGCGGTCCGGGTGCGTATTCGTGGCGATTTCGCGACGGGCACTATTACTGGTCGCTGTTGCGCGTACTGCCGGCCGCGTGGGGACCGGCAGCCCTCCTGAGCGTGTGGGCGCTGGCCGCGCTCGCGCTGTTAGTTGGCTACCGACCGCTCGCAAGCGGGTTGGTGTGCTGGGCATGCGCGATATCGTTCTGGAACATCAATCCCGGGCTGTGTAACGGCGGCGATCAGATCCGCAACTCGCTGTTCTTGGCCGTTGCCATCGGTCGATCGGGGGCCGTGTGGGGCGTGGAATCGGTACGCAGAAACGGGCGCGTGGGGCGGGTGCTGGTTCCCGGGTGGCCCGCGAAGGTCTTGTTGGTGCAGTTCGCGTGCATGTACGTTTTCAGCGGTGTTTACAAGCTACTGTCACCGGGCTGGCAAACCGGGTACGTGATGTACTTCGTGAACCACGATCTGGAATGGTGCCTGACACCGAACCTGAGTCCGTATCTGCCCGTGTTCGCCCACCGACTCAGTTCGTGGGTCGCGGTCGCGTGGGAGCTTGCGTTCCCGCTGTTGATCGCCTTTCGCCGAACGCACGCACTCACACTATGGATGGGTGTCGTGTTCCACGTGCTGACGTTCTTCACGCTGGAAGTGGGGCACTTCGCGCTGTACTCGCTCTCGTTCTATGCGCTGTTCGTCCCGTGGGAACGATGGCACCGTCCAGCAGTTACTTCTGAACCGCTAGCGTGA
- a CDS encoding IS1 family transposase, which produces MAPRVRQRAVSTGDPTSRDRPKKCGPVVIEADELWSFVGSKGDVHWVWVALDLGTRRVLAMVLGDRSAATAQRLWDALPRGTGPGSPCTPTSSPRTVA; this is translated from the coding sequence GTGGCTCCAAGGGTTCGTCAACGAGCTGTATCGACAGGAGACCCCACGAGCCGGGACCGCCCCAAAAAGTGCGGCCCGGTCGTGATCGAGGCCGACGAATTGTGGAGCTTCGTGGGTTCCAAGGGTGATGTCCATTGGGTCTGGGTAGCCCTGGACTTGGGCACCCGGCGGGTGCTCGCAATGGTTCTCGGGGACCGGTCCGCAGCCACGGCCCAACGGCTCTGGGACGCGCTCCCGCGGGGTACCGGACCGGGGTCACCGTGTACACCGACTTCCTCGCCTCGTACCGTGGCGTGA
- a CDS encoding metallophosphoesterase: protein MQLPARVGYPVIAIGDLHGRVEWLDKLVAKLRARPEWPDAKLVFLGDLVDRHPTVKDLVSRVIELIAEKPGSTCVMGNHDLALVRAAGLGGPPAASWVRRYATNYDHNWTFRSYLGRTADYMPQGKWEQELAELRAAMPEEHRAFLANLPWVAEAEGHIFLHNGLSPELDCPATVQLACAHNKIWDRAVVNPRFGTDTDRMFNPDYPVWLGADKRLSEKPLPLPGKVQVSGHIKLDAPDANGVRIRIDTSGGVREPLTACVLTGPGAEPVFVFSNG from the coding sequence ATGCAATTGCCCGCCCGGGTCGGTTACCCCGTTATTGCGATCGGCGATTTGCACGGGCGCGTCGAGTGGCTCGACAAACTCGTCGCGAAGTTGCGCGCCCGACCCGAGTGGCCGGACGCGAAGCTCGTCTTCCTCGGCGACCTCGTGGACCGGCACCCCACGGTGAAGGATCTCGTGTCGCGCGTGATCGAGTTGATCGCCGAGAAGCCCGGGAGCACGTGCGTGATGGGGAACCACGACCTCGCGCTCGTGAGGGCCGCCGGGTTGGGCGGTCCGCCCGCCGCCTCGTGGGTGCGCCGGTACGCGACCAACTACGACCACAACTGGACGTTCCGCAGTTACCTGGGGCGCACGGCGGACTACATGCCGCAAGGGAAGTGGGAGCAGGAACTCGCCGAACTCAGGGCCGCGATGCCGGAGGAGCACCGGGCGTTCCTCGCGAATTTGCCCTGGGTCGCAGAAGCCGAGGGGCACATCTTTCTGCACAACGGGTTGTCGCCGGAACTGGACTGCCCCGCAACAGTGCAACTCGCATGTGCGCACAACAAAATCTGGGACCGTGCTGTTGTGAACCCGCGGTTCGGCACCGATACGGATCGGATGTTCAACCCGGACTACCCGGTGTGGCTCGGCGCGGACAAGCGACTCTCGGAGAAGCCGCTGCCGTTACCCGGAAAGGTGCAAGTGAGCGGGCACATCAAGCTCGACGCGCCCGACGCGAACGGCGTCCGCATCCGCATCGACACGAGCGGCGGCGTGCGCGAGCCGCTCACCGCGTGTGTCCTCACCGGCCCGGGCGCGGAGCCGGTGTTCGTGTTCAGCAACGGGTGA